In Desulfobacterales bacterium, a single genomic region encodes these proteins:
- the amrS gene encoding AmmeMemoRadiSam system radical SAM enzyme yields the protein MKKADFQELLDQEKKVVRCGLCAHRCQIKEGRRGLCKVRENRNGVLYSMVYGRLISEHVDPIEKKPLFHLLPGSLSYSIATVGCNFRCKHCQNYQISQYPRQHGGEITGRETTPAQVVAAARRAGCASISYTYIEPTVFFEFAYDVAVLARAAGLRNVFVSNGYTSPGASRKIAPYLDGNNIDLKAFSDTFYKEVCGARLAPVLDTIVLMKELGVWVEVTTLVIPGWNDSDKELTAIAEFIRGVDPRMPWHVSRFYPTYRMTDRGGTPVATLHRAREIGLAAGLEYVYVGNLPGDTGENTICPHCAEPVIERQGFGLRRARIRAGKCGLCGGSISGVWE from the coding sequence ATGAAAAAGGCCGATTTTCAGGAACTACTGGATCAGGAGAAGAAGGTTGTGCGCTGTGGCCTCTGTGCGCACCGATGTCAGATAAAGGAGGGCCGGCGCGGACTCTGTAAGGTCCGGGAAAACCGGAACGGGGTTCTTTACAGTATGGTCTACGGCCGTCTGATCAGCGAGCATGTGGACCCGATCGAGAAAAAACCGCTTTTTCATCTGCTGCCCGGTTCGCTGTCCTATTCCATTGCCACGGTGGGGTGCAATTTCCGCTGTAAACACTGTCAGAATTATCAGATATCCCAGTATCCCCGGCAGCACGGCGGTGAAATCACGGGCCGGGAGACGACCCCGGCGCAGGTGGTGGCCGCAGCCCGCCGGGCCGGCTGCGCCAGCATCAGTTATACCTATATCGAGCCCACCGTGTTTTTCGAGTTCGCCTATGATGTGGCGGTGCTCGCCCGGGCCGCCGGGTTGCGCAACGTATTTGTGAGCAACGGTTATACCAGCCCCGGGGCCAGCCGTAAGATCGCCCCCTATCTGGACGGCAACAATATCGATCTCAAGGCGTTCAGCGACACCTTTTATAAAGAGGTCTGCGGGGCCAGGCTGGCCCCGGTTCTTGATACCATCGTGCTGATGAAGGAGTTGGGGGTCTGGGTCGAGGTCACCACCCTGGTGATCCCGGGATGGAACGATTCTGATAAGGAGTTGACCGCAATTGCCGAGTTTATCAGGGGGGTGGATCCCCGGATGCCCTGGCATGTCAGTCGTTTTTACCCCACCTATCGGATGACCGACCGGGGCGGGACCCCGGTGGCTACCCTGCATCGGGCCCGGGAGATCGGCTTGGCCGCTGGGCTTGAATATGTCTATGTGGGGAATCTCCCCGGAGATACAGGGGAAAATACCATCTGTCCGCACTGTGCGGAACCGGTGATCGAACGGCAGGGGTTCGGGCTTCGCCGCGCCAGGATCCGC